A stretch of the Gemmatirosa kalamazoonensis genome encodes the following:
- a CDS encoding HupE/UreJ family protein, which produces MSDLLAFVQLGVRHILDVEAVDHILFLVALAAIYRPRDWRAALWVVSAFTVGHSVTLALAVTGVVRFPGRVVEFLIPVTIVATAIANVARGRRGVGVHGGRRRAVRALLAGAFGLVHGAGFANYLRDVFVDRVALPLFGFNVGIEIGQVVVLVAAFAALALLDRAIAVARRGVGDALPWRVVGVSAAVAVVAARWAVERAPW; this is translated from the coding sequence ATGAGCGACCTCCTCGCGTTCGTGCAGCTCGGCGTGCGGCACATCCTCGACGTCGAGGCGGTCGACCACATCCTCTTTCTCGTCGCGCTCGCGGCGATCTACCGGCCGCGCGACTGGCGCGCCGCGCTGTGGGTGGTGAGCGCGTTCACGGTCGGCCACTCGGTGACGCTCGCGCTCGCGGTGACCGGCGTGGTGCGATTCCCGGGGCGCGTCGTCGAGTTCCTCATCCCGGTCACCATCGTCGCGACGGCGATCGCGAACGTCGCGCGCGGCCGTCGCGGGGTCGGCGTGCACGGTGGGCGGCGGCGCGCGGTGCGTGCGCTGCTCGCCGGCGCGTTCGGGCTGGTGCACGGCGCGGGGTTCGCGAACTATCTGCGCGACGTGTTCGTCGACCGCGTGGCGCTGCCGCTGTTCGGCTTCAACGTCGGCATCGAGATCGGACAGGTCGTCGTGCTGGTGGCGGCGTTCGCCGCGCTGGCGCTGCTCGATCGGGCCATCGCCGTCGCGCGCCGCGGCGTGGGCGACGCGCTCCCGTGGCGCGTCGTCGGCGTGTCGGCGGCGGTCGCCGTCGTCGCGGCGCGGTGGGCGGTGGAGCGCGCGCCGTGGTGA